ctttatttgattaaatagcaattttatattttcaagtgatattttaattttttaaagcatttttattataattagtatttaaatacTTGAGAAATAATTAAGTATCTATAGTTTAAgatagataaattttaaatagtgTCATCCTTGAAAACATAGGGAGTATAATATTAGTTCAATGTAttatttatcaatattattGTATTTGCATAcataaaagataattttttagtCTACATGATTGTAGATTAAATTATACAATTTAAtgcacttttttattttatatgttataaaaaaataaattatatttagataaaattaaagtaaatcaaatgttaaaaaatttaaaaaatagaatcaAGCCTAGCTAACATTTGacttattaaaaataaactaaataatttaaaaatataggaGAAAATCTTGACGTGACTGAATGTTATCATCAGTGACagataaatttacaaaatatttgttATAATAGTAATACATAATTATTGGTTATATGTTTGAGTTTTtgtgataaaataatatttgtaaaagaaaTATTCTGAAAAAAGAGGAGCCACACGTTGTAAATCTGAAATCTCATATAAATTGAAGACTTTGGCAGCTTTTAGGTTGCATTAGTTGAAACCAAAAATAGTGAAAATGGGAGCAGACTCCATTGTTCGAGTTAGTGTTGTTCAGGCTTCCACTGTCTTCCATGACACTCCCGCCACTCTTCGTATGTTTCCTTACTCTTATTTCACTAACatcttccttttctttaatgCTGGTCTTTGATTATTAGTAGTACTATTTTTTTAGACGCTATACTAAGAAATGTACACAGTATAATTTCGAAACTTTTGAATGCTTTtggttttctctttttaatatGAATATACAGACTAAGTTTTGCCAAAATCTGTAACTTCGAATCTTAATTTCAACCTACTGGGCTCTGTTTTAAAAAGATGTATGCATGCAAGAAAATGTAGTTAAACTTTAAGAAATCCATTTTTACTACTGACCTTTGCGTTTACCATAAGAAATCTGTGAATTCTTGTTGAgtcattgtttttattttctatttttttagcaCTCAATTCATGCACAGGAGTCGTAATCTATTTCATTATGATACACATCCAGATTTTCGGTTCATTCCATATTTTTACAAATCAAAATCATACCTAACCAAATAAACATAGAAACCGAATCGAACTTATTAACTTGGTTTGCTACAATTGAAAATgagaagaattttttttgttattaaaaataatCGATATGGATTGGTTATGtgtccattttaattttttttatatctctgGATCATGTGATTCTTTTCTATCACATAGGACGGACTGTTAAAATTAATTGGTTAGTGTAGAgaaaatagatattttttgCTCGACTTATATAGTAACGTTTCgtaaaattacattttatttttaattaattaaaattttaatacaataTTATCCTCAATGACAAATTTTGACTAATTAAATGTAAGgatataattgtattttaatcaatttaattagaaaggtataactttttttagatttttctaGAAAAGTCATTTTCTGGTCAAAGAGAAATCACCTCTCAATTTTccgaaaaataaaatgacaaaaataattaagaaaaaaatgccATTTTTAGAAAGTCATACGAGTAAAACTTATTGTAAGGATGATCgtgttaattaaaatttggatAGTACAAGCTCCAAATAAGTTAAGTGAGGGAAGAAGAAAAATCAtgcaaacaaacaaaacatgtccgaaatttcaatatttaaataattaatattttaaatttaaaaatttaaattgtaaacaCTATTAGAGGAAGAAAGAGAAATTTATGTAAAAAATTCAGGAACCATGTCTAGGTTAAAATTCTCATAATTGAATTAGTTAGTAAAAGATATACttaaaactcttcaaattttatagtttccattaatttaaaataatatattaaaataacaaaatgaaatGTTATTACTTGACAATTTGAACTTCAATCCACATGTTAAAATATATTGTGCTCTATAAAATATCCatgatgttttaatttgtttacaaTCGATCCGTTGTCCATTAAATATATGTGTGCTTTCAGACAAAGCGGAAAAATTATTGGGAGAAGCAGCTGGATCTGGAGCGCAAGTGGTATTGTTTCCAGAAGCATTTGTGGGCGGGTATCCTCATTTATCATGTTTTGGCTCAACCATGGGAGGAATATCACAAAAGGGCAGACGGGAGTTCTGCCAGTATCATGCAACAGCCATTCAAGTGCctggtaaatatttttataagtaaatCACATCAACGGGTGACCATGAACTAATGAAGTAAAATGCAGGTCCTGAAGTTGATCGACTTGCAGCGATGGCAGGAAAGTACAAGGTAGATTTAGGCATGGGTGTGGTGGAGAAGGAGGGATACACTCTGTATTCGACTCTGCTCTTGTTCGATTCTCAAGGGCGTTTCGTGGGAAAGCACAGAAAACTGGTGCCTTCCGCAGTGGAGCGTGTATACTGGGGACGTGGTGATGGATCAACGTTTCCAGTTCTTCAGAGTCCTTTTGGAAAAATCGGTGGCGCCATTGGTTTGGAAAGCAGAATGCCACTTCTGAGGACAGCATTGTATGCTAAAGGTGTCAATTAGCAATGATTGGAATGCTTAATTTGTTCATTCTATACACACTGCAAGCTAGTTTTAATTTTGAAGAATTTGACTTGTATGCTTGAGTTTGCAGGTGTAGAAATATATTTTGCGCCTACAACTGATTGCAGGCCAACATTTCATGCAACACTGAGGCACGTTGCTATGGAGGGCGGATGTTTCGTGCTGTCTGCAAATCAGTTTTTGCAGGAGAAAGATTTGCCACCGAGTTCGTCAGGCGCGGAAGAAGGCAAGCCGGATGCAGTTGTGTGCAGGGGGGGAAGTTGCATTATATCACCCTATGGAACGGTTTTAGCAGGACCCAAACATGATGGAGAGGGGGTGCTCACAGCAGACATAGGTAGATTATGTTTTCTGCATCTTAATATGTTTCAGAAACTAAACCAGCTGTGGTGCTTACAGAATCTAATGTTACTGTGTAGATATTGGAGAAATAGCAACGGCGAAGATCGAGTTCGATGTGGCAGGGCATTATACAACACCATCGATTCTCAGCTTGACTGTGAAGGACCAACCAGCGAAAACTGTTACCTTCACCACTTCAGGAGCAAAAAACTGATATGTACAAGTAGCCTCCTTGCCAGCAAGCAATTTTCATGATAATTGCTCTGCTGCTTTGAAAGGGAGCATATCCAGTTTCAGCaagctttttttatttgtaaaatgtaAGTGAGATATAAAATGCCACtgaatgtttttattattatgaaatGTGTGTTGCAGTTTTCAATATGAAATTTTCAgtatgaaattttcaaattaatcaaatcgattgaattatataaataaatcttgttattttgtaatttttttaaaaatttaaagcatttttagaatttagatATCGATTGCTCCtgaagttgttttttttttattacaaatgaACTACTCTAATGACATGTTATCTATTAGCAAGGGTTAGCGGGAATTTATTAGTATtactattcattttttaaattagacgGAACAACTGCATGCGGAAAGTCAGCATTGACCCTCTCACCTCCTGATGTACAGAGAGCCCTCAAATACCCCCGAGGttgtttattaattataaattaatactgaattaatttattttattttttatttttaaaaattaattttaataaaatttgaaattaactGAAATAAACGACcgatataaaatattatttcggtTCTGTTCTGGTGtcaaaaaatataacttttgtTTGATTATAAAAATCATGTTATTtcgattttgattattttaatttcagtttggttcggtCCACCGACCGACCCCCTAACCCTCCACAGTTACTGTTGTAGTTGTCTTGTTCCCTCCTTGTGATGAATTTTTCTGTCATCTTTGATTTGTGGACAAGACCAACACTCATTTTAAATTTGTGGACAGGACCAACATCATATGGATATTTCAAATTGTTGACGtcacttttagtttatttagataacatatttttattttagtgatatttttatttaatatattttattataattaattaaagtaaatCAGAATAAATAACAGGTTAAAAAAATCAAGACTATCACATTAAATCTAACAtttgatttattaaaatattaataaaataaataatttaaagatatagaggaatttttttttgcactggcaaaaaattccaaacatttacgacttgctataattttatccaaactttttaatttttacaataatatccaagttgcattattttgttataatgatagccaaattgtattttttatgtgaAATTTTTGCCACTTTTTAGACtttaactatattattatacatcaaaaaaataataatagtctaatatattaattgaaaataacaaatttagccatcaatttggctattattgcaacaaaaaatgtaatttggatattattacaaaaactaaaagatttgaataaaattgcaacaagtcgtaaaggtttagattttttttaccattaggtcTTTTTTTAACTAGAAGCAATAATATGATAGATGATGAAATGTCAGATACAAACTATTACAAAGATCGCAAAAACGATCGTTTAACCGAAGAGCCAAATTATATATGAGCGATTGTATTAAACTGCCTTTAACTTGTTAAATCGAGCAATGAAGGAGCAAAGACCGGACGCACCAAATATCTTAACAAATTTTCCAAAGTTTACAATCTGCAATAATTCacaactctctctctctctctaaaaatttcctctcccttctctctaaacaACTTCCTCTCTATTTCATCTCTTAAAGGGTGGGAGGAGGTGATTTTCCGATCTCAATCGGAAATCGCCTCCTCTCCGCCCataaaagtttaatattttataaacttaagctttatttcaataaatttatccGTTTAATAGCTTTTTCGGTAtggattttagtgtttttttacttgaaagtttatgtttttatggtgtgTTTTCTTAGATCTATCAAGAATCTCAAGTGATTGTTCAAGCTTCATAGTCAATTTTTTGTAGATCTAAGATTTTTGGATGGGTATTATTCTAATTTGTTAGAACTTCATTGAAGATGAGGATCGGAAATACTTAGTTTCAACGGATCAAGCGGTTTGCCGGTCAAATCGGAAGGACAAATCGAAGACCCGCTCCAACGGAACTTCGCTCTTAAGTTCTCGTTCGGTCCTTTTATGCGGAATCGATGTCTAGATTTGCctaatttcgatttattttttgcttgtaTCTTAGGTTGTTTGTTACTAGtattttagattaaaattgaaagatcatatattaactttgttatatgactttctaATGTAATTTACTCTTCATCAATGAATTCTatctttggtaaaaaaaaaaaaaaaaaaaaaaaaaatctgcaaTAATTCATGAATTAATAATTTGCGAAATGTGAAGAGCCCCCCCTCTCCATAATCTTTCGACTTCATTTTCAGATTATAGCTCAATTAAAAGACTCTCGTaaagttgaaaattttaaaatactgaAATTTAAATATGCCAAAATGACCATGAAACCCAATGAACTCAAAAGAATCTCTGGCCACTGCTGCAATAAACCACGGTGATGCAATTCAAAAGTAGCAGCACCGAAGTTGATTTTGATGAGACTCAAAGGCATAGGAAACTGAGCATCTTGTAGAGACAAAGAGGGAACAGTAAAACGAAAATAATATAATtgctaatatatatatttacacaaaaattgttattaatacataataataTGTTAATTATATGAGCTCTCACGGATTTGGTTTAGTAATCGTCTAAATATCAGCCTTCTTGTGCCTTGGTCGGTGTTTCTAACCTCGGCTATGCCTTTTCTAAAAATGGGTGTTTAGGACTGGGCCGATGTCTATTATAACCTGGATTTACTAGGTATGTGGGCTTATGGGCGCTCTACATTTTGGAATTTGACAGTGATCTTAGATTTCGTTTAAGAGGAGTGAGTGCTcactacaaaaaaataataatttgtcatatgtttgataattttatcataaaataggTCTTAATATATCAGAAAACACTTACCTTTTATCCCTTTTCATTTTCACTCTAAGAGTATCTCCTTTGCATATGCTATAATTTGTgctatttttatcataaaatatagtaaaatacTAAATATGgcatgaattttaattttttattccaatgcacaatattatattaaatgatAAACTTATAATTTTACATTGATGTTTATTTTACAtgaaataaacacaaaatattaattaataatttcaatttttatttaatatttaaatcacattaataattactaattaaatattataatttttattaaaaaaacattatttttaaaatttaaatatatataaaaattattacaaaatagaaattgttttttgtttttttatcaaatatgctattaattaattatttaaaatattatttttaataataataatttacttatttttataaaaaaattactatatcaaataaaattactatttatggcacttttataattaatttaaatggaTAGAAAAATTTAGAATATGCTAAATTTGATGCGAAATATTTTAGCATGAAGTTTAGCATATGATAAATTAAGCACATGATATAATATAGCAATGGAGCCATGTTTTTCATTCTAAATTTAGTTAGCATTGTGAGGTTAGTTTAGCATAGGAGCGGAGATGCTCTAACGTTGTAAAATCGTCAAATTACACCAATATAACAATatatgataagaaaaaaaatactatttaacCCATTATTTTATTCCATCTTCCTATTTCCCTTTTTACATGACTATATTTcattcgtccaattttcatctAAAAATGTATAGCTTAAAAATATCTTTGTATTCATCCATTTTTTATTGTCACATAAAGCGGTATATAAAGATAATGGATGAATACAATAGATTATCTAACCAATTACTTTAAGAGTTTGCTGTCCACAATTATATGATTTCCATTTTGGATCTTATATATGTATTCTTCCATACATTGTTTAAGACGGAGTTGGATTTTTCCTCAATATATCCCTCATcgtgaaattattattttttctctaAGTTATCCTAATTAAGAAAAGAGGAAGTTTAGCCGGCCAATAATTTTGGACAATTGGGACCAAATATTATTCCCTTCAAAAAAAGTTAAGATTGCTTCTACCAAAAGGCTCAATAGCCACCTTACATTAAATTTAGCACAAGGGCGGGCGAATGCCATTATTGCTTTCACCAAAAGGCTCGGTAGGGACCGTACATTGTTACTTCCACAAATGGTAATTATTAACGACCACAAATATAACAAGCCATATTTAATGCTTTCTAAGGACCAGTTTTTCGCCCCTTCACAATTCCTTGTAGTTGACGTACGGATTTTTCTGCATCTTTCATTTGTGGACAGGACACCACTACTCATCTTTCATTTTTGGACAGCACCGACACTGACCTTAATCACTATTGCCATAATATCACCATGTGGATGACTATTCAATGTTGTTGACATCACTTGTTACTAGTTTATTTAGATAAAACactttaatttatcaaaatattatgatattattgatttaatcaaataatagttttaaatttttagtgatattttttgtttttcttattatggtaataaaatttaagtatttgaaatttttataaatatctacaatttaaactaaataagtttaaataatGTCATACATTTAAAATGTGTGGATTAtagtattaatatatttttattaagagTGACGATATTTTCAGAGTAACATTTGATAATGACAGAGTaaagtatttaattagtttGACAAAATTACATGTTTCTAATTTGAAtccatttttatattatcaataaaatatagtgattttgtcaaaaaaaaatttgcTCTTCATTATCAAATGTTCCGCTGTCAATAGCATTCACCCTTTATTAATTGCTAAATAAAGAAAGATCAAATCTTTCATAAAAATCGTACAAAATTccaacatttggattttatcaaatttatcctgaaacgcataatttcatttcaataatgtccaactCTCAGTTGCCAATTAATTTAGCATATGTGGCACTGATATGGCATATGCCACACGTGTGCCACCATAGCAATTAAATGGTCATAAAtgtaatcaaatttttaatgtCTAAAACacttactaattttatatttataattttttaaacacaTTTCACCCTATTCtccatttaaatatcaataatttaataatatttaaaattaaaatatttattaaaataaatcaaaactgaattaaactaactcaaaaatttattaaacactTTGAAACCCAATTGAATCAACCGgactaatttaaaatatcaaaattttatgcgctcatttaaaaaaaaatagtttttttttaaagcgAGGATCAGCAGCTCCTCGCTTGAGGAGTagatctgctcctcgttttGGAGTAGCATATCCTTAGGCGAGGAGTTGTTGCTTCTTAGACGAGAAGCATATCTGCTCCTCAGGTGAGGAGCAACTCCTCCTCCTCTGTTTTACGAggggaaaaataaaaaaattatcataaaaaagtTTCACCGGAGGGCGGAGACGGGATGatttaattggttttaattGTCGGAGAAACATTGACTATctaattgattttaatatatacttttatttatttatatatatttaaataaagaaaaggttgaaaatattttaaaaaaattataaatataaaattggtaagtattttaaaagttaagttgAAACGATTTAAAATTTGAGTGTGTAAATGTTCTTTTAGaaaagtttaagaatttatttatactttttaccTTATATTTTCCATGGTGACATATGTGTGACAATGCCTCGTCAGTGCACGTAGATGCCGCATATGTAAAAtcaattgacatttttttttcgATAAAATATATAGCTATtgtattaatttcaaaaatagaaGTACATAATGTGTGACAGATATAGATATCCGACTTTTCTGAAATAACTCCTTAAAAAGAGGCTATAAGAACTTTTTAGCCAATTCATAGGTAATTCAATTACACATTCGCTTAAAATATGCAAAGTCACAAGTAATAAATGACGATTACAAGCTAAAGGTATCAAGAATTATGACTTCTATTGCTGATGATATATCCTTCTTGCCGTGTGCCACTATCTCTGCAATTTTTAGGTGATGTTATTCTTGAAGAACAATAAAAACTATAATAAGTGATAAAATTTGAAGTAtagatttttacaaaataataccAACAGCTGCAAtgcaattaataatatttaaaggTACATCAAAATTTATCTTGATCATTTTAAATGGTCGATGGCTCCACCGCTGCACCTGCTAAGTTGATTTAGAAATAGTTTAACCTCAGAAAAGATATGAAACCTCACAAAGAgtaatttaatgttataaagAGTATAAAACTTTATAAGGAGTAGtttaactttataaaaaatatcataacctcacaaaaaatacaaaaatttcacaagGAGTATTTTAACATCACAGGAATACAATAACCTTATAAGGAATATAAAACTTAACAATGAGTATTTTAATCTCATAATTAGGAGTACAATAATAACATAAAGAGTACAATAATCTTATAAGACGgacaataataaattaattaactaattttaatacaaaaaacatatttgTAAAAGATCAATCCAGTTATATGTAATGTGCAACGACATTAATGGGTAGCGTGTGGATGGTCACGTTGGTATCCACAAAAATAGATGTTCATtgaagttttaattatttttcctataaaaaacctaaaatattttataagccCTTCTTGAATTGAAGTTGGAGAAAAGTTTGCGACGGTCAGGATTAGTAattgacttttaaaattgaagaaTTAAACTGTTGAAACATACTCTCTCCATTGTCAAACAAAAAATGACTGGAAAAGCAGTCAAAAAAATGATCGGAGGAAAAAATGACTgccattttaaaatttggaaattGGGTTCATGGAATTCTTGagaagaatatttttttaattaaaagttaaattatattaagGTAAAATTAAAGTACGgattaaatgtttttcttaaacagaaaataaattaaatgttaaaaaatcataaacatcACCGacagataattttacaaaatacaTGTTGTGATAGTAATTACatgatatgttttgataattttgtgATAAAATAAATGAGTACTAGAAAAcgactaatattttaaaataaataaacccgAAATTTATTAGGACTGTATAAATAGAAAAGGCAGCCACATGTGCTATATCTGAAATCTCACAGTAagttaagaaaattgaagactTGGCAGCTTAGCTTACAAAAAATAGTGAAAATGGGAGCAGACCCAGTTGTTCGAGTTACTATTGTTCAGGCTTCCACTGTCTTCTATGACACTCCCGCCACTCTGGGTACGTTTCCTCGTCAATTTCTGATCATTATTTCACTAGTAAGTTCGTTTACTTTAATGCTGCATGCCTTTAGCTTTGTTTGATTATTACTACTTATACTGAGGAAAGCACACACTCTAAATTTTGAATATGTTGATGCATACAGATAAGGCTGATAAGTTAATCGGAGAAGCAGCGGCAAATGGAGCTAAGCTGGTTTTATTTCCAGAAGGATTTGTTGGTGGCTATCCTTGGGGTTCCACTTTTGGTGCCTCCATGAAGGATAGAAGAACAAAGGGCGGAGACGAGTTTAAGAAGTATCATGCTTCAGCCATTCCTGTGCCCGGCAAGATTTCTTTTATTTCCCCtctacttccttttctttttaataatccTCTGTTCATAGCATGCCACAAATTCAATTACTACTTTATCCCTTGCATTTTCTAAAAAGAATCCAATTTTAGGCCCCGAAGTTGACCGATTGGCAGCTATGGCTGGAAAACACAAGGTATATTTGGTGATGGGTGTGATAGAGAGGGATGGATATACCCTCTACTGCACTGTGCTCTTTTTTGATCCTCAAGGTAATTACTTGGCAAAGCACCGAAAAATCATGCCAACAGGCCGCGAGCGTATAGTTTGGGGGTGCGGGGATGGATCCACTTTTCCCATTATTGACAGTCCAATTGGAAAAATTGGCACTGTCATTTGCTGGGAAAATAGAGTGCCACTTCTGAGGACAGCTATGTatgctaaaggtgaaatgtttgcttcTTACACTACTAGCATTAGCATAACCACACATaatgaaactttttttttgatgacTTTCTTTCCGCAGTTCTGCTTTAAGTCTGAGAAAATGTCTGAACTGTTTTCCGGATCTTGTTTGTTAGTGAAGGTTCTTGTCGAATTTGAACCTTGTCTACGTATTTCTACAAGAATGTATTTCTAGTCAATGAGTCATGTATTTCTCGTCAATGAGTCATGTATTTCTCCTATGATCACTAGGTTGAGCTTTTAGTTTTGAACTTGTAATTTTAGGCATCATATGTGGTTCATTGGAACCATAGGCTATTCCACTGATTATTATGCTATGCAGGAAATTATTGTTTGGTTGGAAACAAACTGCCGTGTCCTATAAGAGAGTTAGCATATGTACTGTCTAACGTCTATATTTGATCTGTGGATATTGTATTGCTGCAGGTGTTCAAATATATTGTGCCCCCACTGCTGACACCTTGGAAAGTTGTCAAGCATCGATGACGCACATTGCTCTTGAGGGTGGATGTTTCGTCCTGTCCGCTGTTCAAATCGGTCGCAAGGAAGATTATCCACCTCCAGACAACACTCCCGCTGGCACAAAAGACGATCAGACTTCAAAGGGTTACGTTGCTACTGGAGGCAGTTGCATCATATCACCCTTGGGAAATGTTTTAGCAGGACCTCTTATTAATGAGGAGGGTATGATAACGGCAGACCTAGGTATGCAAATGTTATGCACAgattatattatatgtttctttaCATTATTAAAACTTGTCAGCTCGATATTTACTGTATCTTTGGGTTCCATAATTAATGTACATGCATGTGTTAGAAGTTTATAACAATAAATTAAGCTTCTGCCATTGATCACAGGCAGGACTGAAAATTGTTAGAATAGAAGTTTAAAAATGCTTAATTAGGAGGCATTTTGATCGGAcaagaaacaaatgcaaacaatataaaaatggGAGCTATCCCTTACTTTACCCTTCTTTAGGAAGACTAGATTTTTTTATCTGCTCTGAAAGCATCTGAGTAATTTTAGTATTGTGAAACTGGATGTCTGATCTTGATGAGGTTGATTCATGCCTAGATCTTGGAGAAATAGCACGGGCGAAGTTTGACTTTGATGTGGTTGGGCATTATTCAAGACCTGACATTCTCAGCTtgaacgtaagcgaccatccAACTGAAACAGTTACCTTCACATCAGCAGCTACAAAAGCCTAAGTTATTCTCAAGCTCCTGTGCTCCTATGTAATGTGTAATATTCTCCTATGTAAtttgtaatttcaaattatctCGTGAAAAACTTGCTTGTGTTTCTATTCATACCAGCAGTCTGATATATTCTGCTTGGGTTCTGCAttgtattatcaaaataaacttgtattagtattttttaataatatatcaagAATGCATCATCTGTTTTCAAGACCATCACAAGGTTAATGGTGAATCTATATTTGCGCTATGAAATGATGGCAGCCGAAAAAGAATTTGATGATCTTGACAACATAGACGAAGAGAATGATGTTAAGAGAACTCGAGATATTTATCTCTCTTGAGAAAGGTGCTTTATAGTGTTTTATTAAAGCTCACGTCGAAacttttttacatttatatcccgacttaggaaaaagttcatttgtatcctattttgagtttttatattttacctCTACCCCGG
This region of Mercurialis annua linkage group LG1-X, ddMerAnnu1.2, whole genome shotgun sequence genomic DNA includes:
- the LOC130014467 gene encoding bifunctional nitrilase/nitrile hydratase NIT4B-like; its protein translation is MGADSIVRVSVVQASTVFHDTPATLHKAEKLLGEAAGSGAQVVLFPEAFVGGYPHLSCFGSTMGGISQKGRREFCQYHATAIQVPGPEVDRLAAMAGKYKVDLGMGVVEKEGYTLYSTLLLFDSQGRFVGKHRKLVPSAVERVYWGRGDGSTFPVLQSPFGKIGGAIGLESRMPLLRTALYAKGVEIYFAPTTDCRPTFHATLRHVAMEGGCFVLSANQFLQEKDLPPSSSGAEEGKPDAVVCRGGSCIISPYGTVLAGPKHDGEGVLTADIDIGEIATAKIEFDVAGHYTTPSILSLTVKDQPAKTVTFTTSGAKN
- the LOC126672375 gene encoding bifunctional nitrilase/nitrile hydratase NIT4B-like, with amino-acid sequence MGADPVVRVTIVQASTVFYDTPATLDKADKLIGEAAANGAKLVLFPEGFVGGYPWGSTFGASMKDRRTKGGDEFKKYHASAIPVPGPEVDRLAAMAGKHKVYLVMGVIERDGYTLYCTVLFFDPQGNYLAKHRKIMPTGRERIVWGCGDGSTFPIIDSPIGKIGTVICWENRVPLLRTAMYAKGVQIYCAPTADTLESCQASMTHIALEGGCFVLSAVQIGRKEDYPPPDNTPAGTKDDQTSKGYVATGGSCIISPLGNVLAGPLINEEGMITADLDLGEIARAKFDFDVVGHYSRPDILSLNVSDHPTETVTFTSAATKA